Proteins from one Prosthecomicrobium sp. N25 genomic window:
- a CDS encoding formylmethanofuran dehydrogenase subunit A has protein sequence MILRLAGGRVIDPTQTLDAVRDVFVRDGRIVAAPDPGEPVETLDVSGRIVMAGAVDVHSHIAGGNVTLSRLLLPELHANEAPAPAGMPFATAGWSTWETGRLYAEMGFTTVIEPALPPTHALQTHLELCDLPVIDKGALTVVGNDDALLDLLRRREGRTAVRDAVAYALKNSRGLGLKVINAGGAPAFKSNLRAFDFDDVVPHYGVTSREIVTALLDAAADIGVPHPLHVHCNNLGVPGAPDTVRATMQAAEGRRMHLAHVQFYSYLADPAGGFRSGAEAIAAAIAEHPNVSVDVGQVMFGPTVTISLDIMKQYAGHPYASPKKWALVDGDAEGGGIVPIDYRRKSWINQLQWAIGMELFLLSPDPWRVLMTTDHPNGGPFTSYPQIIHLLMDRGERNRWIEAMPEEARKRTGLAALEREYTLAEIAIMTRAAPARLLGLHDRGHLKPGAVADVAVYDDLADRSAMFSKARLVLKDGRVAVRDGRCTGWIFGRTHTLAPGYDTLMDRAMGDYLVDRYGVGRDAFAVPDEAFGERHVFKVEPCLN, from the coding sequence ATGATCCTCCGCCTCGCCGGCGGCCGGGTGATCGACCCGACCCAGACCCTCGACGCCGTCCGGGACGTCTTCGTGCGCGACGGCCGGATCGTCGCCGCGCCCGACCCCGGCGAACCCGTCGAGACCCTCGACGTCTCCGGACGGATCGTCATGGCCGGCGCCGTCGACGTGCACAGCCACATCGCCGGCGGCAACGTCACCCTGTCGCGCCTGCTCCTGCCGGAACTGCACGCCAACGAGGCGCCCGCCCCTGCCGGCATGCCCTTCGCGACGGCCGGCTGGTCGACCTGGGAAACCGGTCGGCTCTACGCCGAGATGGGCTTCACCACCGTCATCGAGCCGGCGCTGCCGCCCACCCACGCGCTGCAGACCCACCTGGAGCTCTGCGACCTCCCCGTCATCGACAAGGGCGCGCTGACGGTCGTCGGCAACGACGATGCCCTGCTCGACCTCCTGCGCCGCCGCGAGGGCCGCACCGCCGTGCGCGACGCGGTCGCGTATGCCCTGAAGAACAGCCGCGGCCTCGGCCTCAAGGTGATCAACGCCGGGGGCGCGCCGGCCTTCAAGTCGAACCTGCGCGCCTTCGACTTCGACGACGTGGTGCCCCACTACGGCGTCACCTCGCGCGAGATCGTGACGGCACTGCTGGACGCCGCCGCCGACATCGGCGTGCCGCATCCGCTCCACGTCCACTGCAACAATCTCGGCGTCCCGGGCGCCCCCGACACCGTGCGGGCCACCATGCAGGCCGCCGAAGGGCGACGCATGCACCTCGCCCACGTCCAGTTCTACTCATACCTTGCCGACCCGGCCGGCGGCTTCCGCTCCGGAGCCGAGGCCATCGCGGCCGCCATCGCCGAGCACCCGAACGTCTCCGTCGACGTCGGGCAGGTCATGTTCGGCCCGACCGTGACCATCTCGCTCGATATCATGAAGCAATATGCTGGCCACCCCTACGCGAGCCCGAAGAAGTGGGCGCTCGTGGACGGCGACGCCGAGGGCGGCGGCATCGTGCCGATCGACTACCGGCGCAAGAGTTGGATCAACCAGCTCCAGTGGGCGATCGGCATGGAGCTGTTCCTGCTCTCGCCCGACCCCTGGCGGGTCCTGATGACGACCGACCACCCGAACGGCGGGCCCTTCACCAGCTATCCGCAGATCATCCATCTCCTGATGGACCGCGGCGAACGCAACCGCTGGATCGAGGCGATGCCCGAGGAGGCGCGCAAGCGCACCGGCCTCGCCGCGCTCGAGCGCGAGTACACGCTGGCCGAGATCGCCATCATGACCCGTGCCGCCCCGGCCCGGCTCCTCGGCCTCCACGACCGAGGCCACCTGAAGCCGGGTGCCGTGGCGGACGTCGCCGTCTACGACGACCTCGCCGACCGCTCCGCCATGTTCTCCAAGGCCCGCCTCGTCCTCAAGGACGGCCGGGTCGCGGTCCGCGACGGCCGCTGCACCGGCTGGATCTTCGGCCGCACCCACACGCTCGCCCCGGGCTACGACACCCTCATGGACCGCGCCATGGGCGACTACCTCGTCGACCGCTACGGGGTCGGCCGGGACGCCTTCGCGGTTCCCGACGAGGCCTTCGGCGAGCGCCATGTCTTCAAGGTCGAGCCATGTCTGAACTGA
- the fhcD gene encoding formylmethanofuran--tetrahydromethanopterin N-formyltransferase yields MSELSLNGVRIDDGFAEAFDMAATGVVVTAPTAKWAEIAARTMTGFATSVIACGCEAGIDRALSPEETPDGRPGFRVLIFGFDGGGLQTQLQNRVGQCVLTSPGSACFSGMDGTKKLKLGATLRYFGDGNQIAKRLGRTRYWRVPVMDGEFLIEHMTGLSESAIGGGNVLILGRSHAEVLAASEAAVEAASTVPDVILPFPGGIVRSGSKVGSKYKGMIASTNNAYCPVLRGDPGSALDPDTECVMELVMDGLSFEAIKESMRRAVHAACAFGPAKGITRISAGNYGGNLGRHHFHLRDLV; encoded by the coding sequence ATGTCTGAACTGAGCCTCAACGGGGTCCGCATCGACGACGGCTTCGCCGAGGCCTTCGATATGGCGGCGACCGGCGTCGTCGTGACCGCGCCGACCGCCAAGTGGGCCGAGATCGCCGCGCGCACCATGACGGGCTTCGCCACCTCCGTCATCGCCTGCGGCTGCGAGGCCGGCATCGACCGGGCGCTCTCCCCCGAGGAGACGCCCGACGGCCGGCCCGGCTTCCGCGTCCTGATCTTCGGCTTCGACGGCGGCGGCCTGCAGACGCAGTTGCAGAACCGTGTCGGCCAGTGCGTCCTGACCAGCCCCGGCTCGGCCTGCTTCTCCGGCATGGACGGCACGAAGAAGCTGAAGCTCGGTGCGACGCTGCGCTATTTCGGCGATGGCAACCAGATCGCCAAGCGCCTCGGCCGGACGCGCTACTGGCGCGTGCCCGTGATGGACGGCGAGTTCCTGATCGAGCACATGACCGGCCTCTCCGAGAGCGCCATCGGCGGCGGCAACGTGCTGATTCTCGGCCGCAGCCACGCCGAGGTGCTGGCCGCCTCGGAAGCGGCCGTGGAGGCCGCCTCGACGGTGCCGGACGTGATCCTGCCCTTCCCCGGCGGGATCGTCCGTTCCGGCTCCAAGGTCGGCTCCAAGTACAAGGGCATGATCGCCTCCACCAACAACGCCTACTGCCCGGTCCTGCGCGGCGACCCCGGCTCGGCCCTCGACCCGGACACCGAGTGCGTGATGGAACTCGTCATGGACGGGCTCTCCTTCGAGGCCATCAAGGAGTCCATGCGCCGCGCCGTCCATGCGGCCTGCGCGTTCGGGCCGGCCAAGGGCATCACCCGGATCTCCGCGGGAAACTACGGCGGCAACCTCGGTCGCCATCACTTCCATCTGAGGGACCTCGTCTGA
- a CDS encoding formylmethanofuran dehydrogenase subunit C — MAALTLRLLGEPPERLDLSAVTPAALAGLSAAAIAAIPVGTTAAGLRLGDVFAIAGDDPSEIRIEGGSPRLDRVGMGLESGSIRVAGSVGLEAGRGMKGGTLTVEGDAGHRAGAGMTGGTLAIGGDAGDFAGGALHGAMAGQDGGILLVRGRTGERTGDRMKRGLVVVLGGTGPHPGSRMAGGTILTAALGDRPGTLMKRGTLIAATVGDLGPTFVPSGGYELPFLGLFARHLAATLPEAASLVPRRAERLRGDMAALGKGEILLASR, encoded by the coding sequence ATGGCCGCGCTGACCCTCCGGCTCCTCGGCGAACCGCCCGAGCGGCTCGACCTCTCCGCCGTCACCCCGGCCGCCCTCGCGGGCCTGTCCGCCGCCGCCATCGCCGCGATCCCGGTCGGCACCACGGCCGCCGGCCTCCGCCTCGGCGACGTCTTCGCGATCGCCGGCGACGACCCTTCGGAGATCCGCATAGAGGGCGGCTCGCCGCGCCTCGACCGGGTCGGCATGGGCCTCGAGTCGGGCTCGATCCGCGTCGCCGGGTCCGTCGGCCTGGAGGCCGGGCGCGGCATGAAGGGCGGGACCCTCACGGTGGAGGGCGATGCCGGACACCGCGCCGGCGCCGGGATGACGGGCGGCACCCTGGCGATCGGCGGCGACGCGGGCGATTTCGCCGGCGGCGCGCTGCACGGCGCGATGGCGGGCCAGGACGGCGGCATCCTGCTCGTCCGCGGCCGGACCGGAGAACGCACCGGTGATCGGATGAAGCGCGGCCTCGTCGTCGTCCTCGGCGGCACCGGCCCCCACCCCGGAAGCCGGATGGCGGGCGGCACGATCCTGACCGCCGCGCTCGGCGATCGTCCCGGCACGCTGATGAAGCGCGGCACCCTGATCGCCGCCACCGTCGGCGATCTGGGCCCGACCTTCGTGCCCTCCGGCGGCTACGAATTGCCCTTCCTCGGCCTCTTCGCGCGCCACCTCGCCGCGACCCTGCCCGAAGCCGCGTCGCTCGTGCCGCGTCGGGCCGAGCGCCTGCGCGGCGACATGGCCGCCCTCGGCAAGGGCGAGATCCTGCTCGCGAGCCGCTGA
- a CDS encoding sensor histidine kinase: protein MKVSFRSVAFKVAAVAAAAALSAVLAASAVVWAMNLAETQIGAALAAQRRLDLWSIVSGQISDYTFTALDAASRGGADARRLEPARSAVLNAFSTIERAVTESIEAAGSDAEKAAAANRGRILARMRAGFEVLDRQIGDRIAAASPETADQIRGALNGFAVTFAPNLSAIMDDERRTASRIQENTAALRARLTALAGAAVVVALLLGAWLFQAVARPLVARVADMAAMAAAIGRGDLRTRLAVSGRDELSLAMAAFNRMAARLERREARVAADRARLETTVEERTADLRHANERLATLDATRRRFFTDVSHELRTPLTVILGECDLTLRRLERDPAAPTAEALQTIRTRAQKLHRRVEDLLRIARSDSGEIDLHLDRIPAAAVVAGAVDDARKLAQRAAVSLETDVPPDLRVLADPDWLRQVMEGLIANAVRHSPAGSTIRLSAWTEGAEAVLVVADEGSGIAPEDLPRVFERFYRGEGSSTGFGIGLSLAKWVIDRHRGTISIGPARERGTVVTIRLPVAEGGNEETA from the coding sequence ATGAAGGTCTCTTTCCGCTCCGTCGCCTTCAAGGTCGCGGCCGTCGCCGCCGCCGCCGCCTTGTCGGCGGTGCTGGCGGCCAGCGCCGTGGTCTGGGCCATGAACCTGGCCGAGACGCAGATCGGCGCCGCGCTCGCCGCCCAGCGCCGGCTCGACCTCTGGAGCATCGTCTCCGGACAGATCTCCGACTACACCTTCACGGCTCTCGACGCCGCCAGCCGCGGCGGCGCCGACGCCCGGCGGCTGGAGCCGGCCCGGTCCGCGGTCCTCAACGCCTTCTCGACGATCGAGCGGGCCGTCACCGAGAGCATCGAGGCCGCGGGCAGCGACGCGGAGAAGGCCGCCGCCGCCAACCGTGGCCGCATCCTGGCGCGCATGCGGGCCGGCTTCGAGGTCCTGGACAGGCAGATCGGCGACCGGATCGCCGCCGCCTCGCCCGAGACCGCCGACCAGATCCGCGGCGCGCTCAACGGCTTCGCGGTGACCTTCGCGCCCAACCTCTCGGCCATCATGGACGACGAGCGCCGGACCGCGAGCCGCATCCAGGAGAACACCGCCGCGCTGCGCGCGCGCCTCACCGCCCTGGCGGGCGCCGCCGTGGTGGTCGCCCTCCTGCTCGGCGCCTGGCTCTTCCAGGCCGTCGCCCGGCCGCTGGTGGCCCGCGTCGCCGACATGGCCGCCATGGCGGCCGCGATCGGGCGGGGCGACCTGCGCACGCGCCTCGCCGTGAGCGGCCGAGACGAGCTGAGCCTCGCCATGGCGGCCTTCAACCGGATGGCCGCCCGCCTGGAGCGCCGAGAGGCCCGGGTCGCCGCCGACCGGGCCCGGCTGGAGACGACCGTGGAGGAGCGCACCGCCGACCTGCGCCACGCCAACGAGCGCCTGGCCACGCTCGACGCGACCCGCCGCCGCTTCTTCACCGACGTCAGCCACGAGCTGCGCACGCCCCTGACCGTCATCCTCGGCGAATGCGACCTGACCCTCCGCCGCCTGGAGCGGGACCCCGCGGCACCGACCGCCGAAGCCCTGCAGACGATCCGCACCCGCGCCCAGAAGCTGCATCGCCGCGTGGAGGACCTGCTCCGCATCGCCCGCTCCGATTCCGGCGAGATCGATCTCCACCTCGACCGGATCCCCGCCGCCGCCGTGGTCGCCGGGGCCGTCGACGACGCCCGCAAGCTCGCCCAGCGGGCCGCCGTGAGCCTCGAGACCGACGTCCCCCCCGATCTGCGCGTCCTGGCGGATCCGGACTGGTTGCGCCAGGTCATGGAAGGCCTTATCGCCAATGCGGTGCGGCACTCGCCGGCCGGCAGCACGATCCGGCTCTCAGCCTGGACGGAAGGCGCCGAGGCGGTCCTCGTCGTCGCCGACGAGGGCTCGGGGATCGCCCCGGAGGACCTGCCCCGCGTCTTCGAGCGCTTCTACCGCGGCGAGGGCTCGAGCACCGGCTTCGGCATCGGTCTGTCGCTCGCCAAGTGGGTGATCGACCGGCACCGGGGCACCATATCGATCGGACCGGCGCGCGAACGGGGCACCGTGGTGACGATCCGCCTGCCGGTGGCCGAGGGCGGCAACGAGGAAACGGCATGA
- a CDS encoding response regulator transcription factor: MTILVIEDDPDIGSLLRRGLAEEGYDVAVVDTGAAALPEARRLSPEAVILDVMLPDTTGLEICRSLRADGFGMPIVMLSAKAAISERAEGLEAGADDYVVKPFAFGELVARLKTHILRRSEAVPSSRYLVGGPLTLDLETRIARYGEAEARLTEREASLLILLMRAPGRPVSRGDIFDRLWADQGGASLNVVDVYVGYLRHKLGDITPPGRQLIETVRGRGFMFRAEA, encoded by the coding sequence ATGACGATTCTGGTCATCGAGGACGATCCGGACATCGGCTCCCTCCTGAGGCGCGGCCTCGCCGAGGAGGGCTACGACGTCGCCGTCGTGGACACCGGCGCCGCGGCGCTGCCCGAGGCCCGACGCCTGTCGCCCGAGGCGGTGATCCTGGACGTCATGCTGCCGGACACCACCGGCCTGGAGATCTGCCGGTCCCTGCGCGCCGACGGCTTCGGCATGCCCATCGTCATGCTCTCCGCCAAGGCGGCCATCTCGGAGCGCGCCGAGGGCCTGGAAGCCGGCGCCGACGACTATGTGGTGAAGCCCTTCGCATTCGGCGAACTGGTCGCGCGCCTGAAGACCCACATCCTGCGCCGGTCCGAGGCCGTCCCCTCGAGCCGCTATCTCGTCGGCGGCCCGCTGACGCTCGACCTGGAAACCCGCATCGCCCGCTACGGCGAGGCCGAGGCTCGCCTGACCGAACGCGAGGCCTCCCTGCTGATCCTCCTGATGCGCGCCCCGGGCCGCCCCGTCTCGCGCGGCGACATCTTCGACCGCCTCTGGGCCGACCAGGGCGGCGCGTCGCTCAACGTCGTCGACGTCTACGTGGGCTATCTCCGCCACAAGCTCGGCGACATCACCCCGCCCGGCCGCCAGCTCATCGAGACGGTCCGCGGCCGCGGCTTCATGTTCCGCGCCGAGGCGTGA
- a CDS encoding MarR family winged helix-turn-helix transcriptional regulator: MTEPPRLDDQLCFSIYGALQAMTRAYKPHLESFGLTYPQYLVLLVLWENGDLSVKAIGDRLGLDSGTLTPLLKRLEAAGYVRRSRDRADERVVRVTVTPAGNALRGPIADAVRQIGCATGLDPGAMSDLRDALKTLRRRLVGEPG; encoded by the coding sequence ATGACCGAGCCGCCCCGCCTCGACGACCAGCTCTGCTTCTCCATCTACGGGGCCCTGCAGGCGATGACGCGGGCCTACAAGCCGCATCTGGAGTCCTTCGGCCTGACCTATCCGCAATATCTCGTTCTTCTGGTGCTCTGGGAGAACGGCGACCTGTCCGTGAAGGCGATCGGCGACCGACTCGGGCTCGATTCCGGGACCCTCACGCCGCTCCTGAAACGGTTGGAGGCCGCCGGCTACGTGCGGCGCAGCCGGGACCGGGCGGACGAGCGCGTGGTCCGGGTGACCGTTACCCCGGCCGGCAACGCCCTGCGCGGACCGATCGCCGATGCCGTCCGCCAGATCGGCTGCGCCACGGGCCTCGACCCCGGCGCCATGAGCGACCTCCGGGACGCCCTGAAGACCCTCCGCCGCCGCCTGGTGGGCGAACCGGGCTGA
- a CDS encoding organic hydroperoxide resistance protein, with product MTPVYKAQATSTGGREGHSRSSDGVLDVNLSVPKDMGGPGAAGATNPEQLFAAGYSACYLGALRFVAGKEKVKIPDDASVQATVGIGQIPGGFGLEVALHVTIPGLDKAKAEDLVAKAHQVCPYSNATRGNIVVSTTVA from the coding sequence ATCACCCCCGTCTACAAGGCCCAGGCCACCTCCACGGGCGGCCGCGAAGGCCACTCGCGCAGCTCCGACGGGGTGCTCGACGTGAATCTCTCCGTGCCGAAGGACATGGGCGGCCCGGGCGCGGCCGGGGCCACGAACCCGGAGCAGCTCTTCGCGGCCGGCTATTCGGCCTGCTACCTCGGCGCCCTGCGCTTCGTCGCCGGCAAGGAGAAGGTGAAGATCCCGGACGACGCCTCCGTGCAGGCGACGGTCGGCATCGGCCAGATCCCGGGCGGCTTCGGCCTCGAGGTGGCGCTGCACGTCACCATTCCAGGCCTCGACAAGGCCAAGGCCGAAGATCTCGTCGCCAAGGCCCACCAGGTCTGCCCCTACTCCAACGCCACCCGCGGCAACATCGTGGTGAGCACCACGGTCGCCTGA
- the pqqA gene encoding pyrroloquinoline quinone precursor peptide PqqA has protein sequence MRWTKPLVQEICVGLEINGYFPPEY, from the coding sequence ATGCGTTGGACCAAGCCCCTCGTCCAGGAAATCTGCGTCGGCCTCGAGATCAACGGCTATTTCCCGCCGGAGTACTGA
- the pqqB gene encoding pyrroloquinoline quinone biosynthesis protein PqqB, whose product MTGLRAIVLGSAAGGGVPQWNCRCRVCALAWRGTGLVRPRSQSSLAVTADGDSWLLLNASPDLRQQIWSTPALHPRDGLRHSPISAVLVTNGDVDHVTGLLTLRERQPFDLYGTEVTLASLADNKVFSVVADDLVPRRPVVFGRRFEPVPGLSAEIFPVPGKLPLWREDEALGLGEEGENTVGVEIRAAGRRLVYVPGCARVTPDLAARITGADALLFDGTLYSDDEMIREGLGTKTGARMGHVSMSGPSGSAAALARVPVGRRIYVHINNTNPVLIEGSPERRAIEAEGWEIAHDGLEVTP is encoded by the coding sequence ATGACAGGCCTTCGCGCCATCGTGCTCGGCTCCGCGGCCGGCGGCGGCGTTCCGCAATGGAACTGCCGCTGCCGCGTCTGCGCGCTCGCCTGGCGCGGCACCGGCCTCGTTCGGCCCCGCAGCCAGTCGAGCCTCGCCGTCACCGCGGACGGCGACAGCTGGCTCCTCCTCAACGCCTCGCCGGACCTGCGCCAGCAGATCTGGTCCACCCCGGCCCTGCACCCGCGCGACGGCCTCCGCCACTCGCCGATTTCGGCCGTGCTCGTCACCAACGGCGACGTCGACCACGTGACCGGGCTCCTCACACTCCGTGAGCGCCAGCCCTTCGACCTCTACGGCACGGAGGTGACGCTGGCCTCGCTCGCCGACAACAAGGTCTTCTCGGTCGTCGCCGACGATCTGGTCCCCCGCCGCCCGGTCGTCTTCGGCCGGCGCTTCGAGCCGGTGCCCGGGCTCTCGGCGGAGATCTTCCCGGTTCCCGGCAAGCTGCCGCTCTGGCGGGAGGACGAGGCCCTCGGACTCGGCGAGGAGGGGGAGAACACGGTCGGGGTCGAGATCCGCGCCGCCGGCCGGCGCCTCGTCTACGTCCCCGGCTGCGCCCGCGTGACGCCCGACCTCGCCGCCCGCATCACCGGCGCCGACGCGCTGCTCTTCGACGGAACGCTCTACAGCGACGACGAAATGATCCGGGAGGGCCTCGGAACCAAGACCGGCGCCCGCATGGGCCACGTCTCCATGTCGGGTCCCTCCGGCAGCGCCGCCGCGCTCGCGCGCGTCCCCGTCGGCCGCCGCATCTATGTCCACATCAACAACACCAACCCGGTCCTGATCGAAGGCTCGCCCGAGCGGCGCGCCATCGAGGCCGAGGGGTGGGAGATCGCCCACGACGGGCTGGAGGTGACGCCGTGA
- the pqqC gene encoding pyrroloquinoline-quinone synthase PqqC gives MTPDELEAALRKVGAERYHNLHPFHHLLHGGKLNKGQVQAWALNRYCYQSAIPRKDASLIARCEDRELRREWLHRITDHDGQEGDFGGIERWLVLTDGLGLDRDYVMSRRGALPATRFAVEAYVHFVREKSLLEAVASSLTELFAPKLHEERISGMLEHYDFIDEKVIAYFRRRLDQAPRDADFALDYVRRNARTPEQQEAAIGALTFKTEVLWTQLDNLYFAYVDPGMIPPGAFRPT, from the coding sequence ATGACCCCCGACGAGCTCGAGGCCGCCCTGCGCAAGGTCGGCGCCGAGCGCTACCACAACCTCCACCCGTTCCATCACCTGCTGCACGGCGGCAAGCTGAACAAGGGCCAGGTCCAGGCCTGGGCGCTCAACCGCTACTGCTACCAGTCCGCCATCCCGCGCAAGGACGCGAGCCTGATCGCCCGCTGCGAGGACCGGGAGCTCCGCCGCGAGTGGCTGCACCGGATCACCGACCACGATGGCCAGGAGGGGGACTTCGGCGGCATCGAGCGCTGGCTGGTCCTCACCGACGGCCTCGGCCTCGACCGCGACTACGTCATGTCCAGGCGCGGCGCCCTGCCGGCGACCCGCTTCGCCGTCGAGGCCTATGTCCACTTCGTGCGCGAGAAGTCGCTCCTGGAGGCGGTCGCCTCGTCGCTGACCGAACTCTTCGCCCCGAAGCTCCACGAGGAGCGGATCTCCGGCATGCTCGAGCACTACGACTTCATCGACGAGAAGGTCATCGCCTACTTCCGCCGCCGCCTCGACCAGGCGCCCCGCGACGCCGACTTCGCCCTGGACTATGTCCGCCGCAACGCCAGGACGCCGGAGCAGCAAGAGGCCGCCATCGGGGCCCTCACCTTCAAGACGGAAGTCCTCTGGACCCAGCTCGACAACCTCTACTTCGCCTATGTCGACCCGGGAATGATCCCGCCCGGGGCTTTCCGGCCGACGTGA
- the pqqE gene encoding pyrroloquinoline quinone biosynthesis protein PqqE: protein MTAPRPVSVPAPLGILAELTHRCPLKCPYCSNPTELDRRSAELDTETWTRVFREAAALGVLHAHLSGGEPTARRDIVELTRACAEAGIYSNLITSGVGVSADLLRRLVDAGLDHVQLSIQGADAPVNDHVAGYRGAFDKKREVARWVVDAGLPLTLNAVIHRANILQVDALVELALAMGAKRLEVAHTQYYGWAYRNRAALMPAKPEVDAAIAIVEEARRRLEGRLVIDMVIPDYYAKYPKACSGGWGRRSLNVTPSGKALPCHAAETIPGLEFWNVREHSLRDIWLHSPAFTAYRGTDWMPELCRTCERAEVDWGGCRCQALALAGDAAATDPACHKSPFHHRMVALAEAESVAATPPPYQYREMSAKVRETAE, encoded by the coding sequence GTGACCGCTCCCCGCCCCGTCTCCGTCCCCGCGCCCCTCGGCATCCTGGCCGAGCTGACCCACCGCTGCCCGCTGAAGTGCCCCTACTGCTCGAACCCCACCGAGCTCGACCGGCGCTCCGCGGAACTCGACACCGAGACCTGGACCCGCGTCTTCCGCGAAGCCGCGGCCCTCGGCGTCCTGCACGCCCACCTCTCCGGCGGCGAGCCGACGGCCCGGCGCGACATCGTCGAGCTGACGCGCGCCTGTGCGGAGGCGGGCATCTATTCCAACCTGATCACCTCCGGGGTCGGCGTCTCGGCGGATCTCCTCCGGCGCCTGGTCGACGCCGGGCTCGACCACGTGCAGCTCTCCATCCAGGGTGCCGACGCGCCGGTGAACGACCATGTCGCCGGCTACCGCGGCGCCTTCGACAAGAAGCGCGAGGTCGCCCGCTGGGTCGTCGACGCCGGCCTGCCGCTCACCCTGAACGCCGTCATCCATCGCGCCAACATCCTCCAGGTCGACGCCCTGGTCGAGCTCGCGCTCGCCATGGGGGCCAAGCGGCTGGAGGTCGCCCACACCCAGTACTACGGCTGGGCCTACCGCAACCGCGCCGCACTCATGCCGGCCAAGCCCGAGGTCGACGCCGCCATCGCGATCGTCGAGGAGGCGCGTCGTCGCCTGGAGGGCCGGCTCGTCATCGACATGGTCATCCCGGACTACTACGCGAAGTACCCGAAGGCCTGTTCGGGCGGCTGGGGCCGGCGCTCGCTGAACGTCACGCCCTCCGGCAAGGCGCTGCCCTGCCACGCCGCCGAGACGATTCCGGGCCTGGAGTTCTGGAACGTGCGCGAGCATTCGCTGCGCGACATCTGGCTCCATTCCCCGGCCTTCACGGCCTACCGCGGCACCGACTGGATGCCGGAACTGTGCCGGACCTGCGAGCGCGCCGAGGTCGACTGGGGCGGCTGCCGCTGCCAGGCGCTGGCGCTCGCGGGCGATGCCGCCGCCACCGACCCGGCCTGCCACAAGTCGCCCTTCCACCACCGGATGGTCGCCCTGGCGGAGGCGGAATCCGTGGCTGCGACACCGCCGCCATACCAATACCGCGAAATGTCTGCCAAGGTCCGCGAAACGGCAGAATAA